Proteins from a genomic interval of Xiphophorus maculatus strain JP 163 A chromosome 7, X_maculatus-5.0-male, whole genome shotgun sequence:
- the lrrc58 gene encoding leucine-rich repeat-containing protein 58 yields MESQEGAAAAATRDCVLDFSRLSLNTFNVNNVSEDRRRDTRQLFLNYNRLYALPSSVSLFYNLELLDISNNGLTTICEGITRLAKLKTLLAKNNRLDEFSLPKEFGSLQLEVLNFSGNRFQEIPLQCTKLLRLQSLSIGGNRLKSIPAEIEYLTSLEMLYLGGNLISDIPPELAHLPYLTYLVLCDNRIQSVPPQLARLHSLRSLSLHNNLLTYLPREILSLVHLQELSLRGNPLVVRFVKEMIYDPPSLLELAGRTIKSRNIPYFPYDMPSNLVLYLDLASKCPNPKCAGVYFDSCVRQIKFVDFCGKYRLPLMHYLCSPECTSPCSSNPQSDAESEEENSVPADRLQRVLLG; encoded by the exons ATGGAGAGTCaagaaggagcagcagcagcagcaacgaGAGACTGTGTGCTTGACTTTTCACGTCTGAGTTTAAATACTTTCAACGTTAACAATGTCAGCGAGGATAGACGGAGGGACACCAGGCAGCTCTTCCTAAACTACAACCGACTATACGCGCTGCCCTCGTCGGTCAGCCTATTCTACAACCTGGAGCTTTTGGACATTAGCAACAACGGGCTGACGACCATCTGTGAGGGCATCACCAGACTCGCCAAGCTTAAGACCCTCTTAGCCAAGAACAACCGCTTGGACGAGTTCTCTCTGCCAAAGGAGTTCGGCTCTCTGCAGCTGGAAGTGTTGAACTTTAGTGGGAACCGTTTCCAGGAGATCCCGCTCCAGTGCACCAAACTGTTGCGCCTGCAGTCGCTTTCTATCGGCGGAAACAGGCTGAAAAGTATTCCTGCAGAGATAGAATATTTAACCAG TTTGGAGATGTTGTATTTGGGAGGAAACCTCATCTCAGACATTCCTCCTGAACTGGCACACCTGCCCTACCTCACCTACCTGGTGCTATGTGACAACCGCATCCAAAGTGTCCCTCCGCAGCTCGCCAG GCTCCACTCTCTACGATCTTTAAGTCTCCACAACAACCTGCTCACCTACCTGCCTAGAGAGATCCTCAGCCTGGTGCACCTGCAGGAGCTCAGTCTTAGAGGCAATCCCCTTGTGGTGCGCTTTGTCAAAGAGATGATTTATGACCCTCCTTCGCTTCTAGAGCTAGCAGGACGTAccattaaaagcagaaatattccCTACTTTCCATATGACATGCCTTCCAACCTGGTGCTCTACTTGGACCTTGCCAGCAAGTGCCCCAATCCCAAATGTGCTG GTGTTTACTTTGATTCATGCGTGCGACAGATCAAATTCGTTGACTTCTGTGGAAAGTACCGGCTGCCCCTCATGCACTACCTGTGCTCCCCGGAGTGCACGTCTCCCTGCAGCTCCAACCCTCAGAGCGACGCAGAGTCTGAGGAGGAGAACAGCGTCCCTGCAGACCGCCTCCAAAGGGTCCTGCTGGGTTAA
- the fstl1 gene encoding follistatin-related protein 1 produces MWRSVAVLLLLAVALCKAEELQSKGKVCANVFCGAGRECAVNEKGEPSCLCIESCKPHKRSVCGSNGKTYRNHCELHRDACLSGLKIQVAHDGHCREKKTDQAAASPVVCYAADRNELRGRVIQWLQTEVVPDGWFAKGSNFSEILLKYFKSYDNGDSQLDSSELLKFIQHNESVGELQSYADQESNKLLRSLCIDALIELSDENADWKLNFDEFLNCLKPGFSPPEKKCALEDETYEDGAETQVECNRCVCACGNWVCTAMTCGDKQAAVGESADAEAEMTEEEWNLRVAELNKHQETVEKMKASTKEV; encoded by the exons gagctgcagagcaAGGGCAAAGTTTGTGCCAATGTGTTCTGCGGGGCCGGCAGAGAGTGCGCAGTCAACGAAAAGGGGGAACCCAGCTGCCTCTGCATTGAG AGCTGCAAGCCCCATAAGAGGTCAGTGTGTGGCAGCAATGGTAAGACCTACAGGAATCACTGCGAGCTCCACAGAGATGCTTGTCTGAGCGGCCTGAAGATCCAAGTGGCTCATGATGGACATTGTCGGG aaaagaaaacagaccaAGCAGCTGCCAGCCCAG TGGTGTGCTACGCTGCTGACCGCAATGAGCTGAGGGGTCGTGTTATCCAGTGGCTGCAGACTGAAGTCGTCCCTGACGGCTGGTTTGCCAAGGGATCCAACTTCTCTGAAATCCTCCTCAAATACTTCAAG TCATACGACAATGGCGATTCTCAGCTCGACTCCTCTGAGCTGCTCAAATTCATCCAGCACAACGAGTCGGTTGGAGAGCTGCAGTCCTACGCGGACCAGGAGAGCAACAAGCTGCTCAG GAGCCTTTGCATCGACGCCCTCATTGAGCTCTCGGATGAGAACGCTGACTGGAAGCTGAACTTTGATGAGTTCCTCAACTGTCTGAAGCCTGGTTTCAGCCCACCAGAGAAGA AATGCGCCCTGGAGGACGAGACATACGAGGACGGGGCAGAGACCCAGGTTGAATGCAACCGCTGCGTCTGCGCGTGCGGCAACTGGGTCTGCACTGCGATGACCTGTGGTG ACAAACAGGCGGCAGTGGGTGAGTCAGCAGATGCTGAAGCAGAAATGACAGAGGAGGAGTGGAACCTCCGCGTGGCTGAGCTCAACAAACACCAG GAAACGGTTGAGAAGATGAAGGCCAGCACAAAAGAGGTCTGA